A single window of Gossypium hirsutum isolate 1008001.06 chromosome A10, Gossypium_hirsutum_v2.1, whole genome shotgun sequence DNA harbors:
- the LOC107897550 gene encoding CASP-like protein 1E1: MESESNNKVSNGLDGSTGAECMARRGNTCELILRVVALALTVAAAIVLGVDKQTKVVPIQIAPTLPAVNIVAQAKWHYLSALVYAVVANIIASIYAAISIVIMLGSRKGKASIRLGQMAGVADLLMVGLLFSANGAALAIGLMGYKGNSHVRWNKVCNVFDKFCDQVAVSILLSLLAALAFTALVAITLLTFHKRFPSKS, from the exons ATGGAGAGCGAAAGCAACAACAAAGTGAGCAATGGTTTGGATGGCAGCACAGGGGCAGAGTGCATGGCGAGAAGAGGGAATACGTGTGAGTTGATCCTGAGGGTTGTGGCTTTGGCGCTGACTGTTGCTGCAGCCATCGTTCTTGGTGTGGATAAACAGACTAAGGTGGTTCCAATTCAGATAGCCCCAACTTTGCCTGCCGTCAATATTGTTGCCCAAGCTAAGTGGCATTATTTGTCAGCTCTGGT GTACGCAGTGGTAGCAAATATAATAGCAAGCATATATGCAGCAATTTCAATAGTAATCATGTTGGGATCCAGAAAAGGAAAGGCGAGCATAAGATTGGGTCAAATGGCGGGAGTGGCAGACCTTTTAATGGTGGGATTGCTATTTTCTGCCAACGGTGCCGCCTTAGCCATCGGGCTGATGGGGTACAAAGGCAACTCTCACGTTCGGTGGAACAAAGTTTGCAATGTGTTCGACAAATTTTGTGACCAAGTCGCTGTTTCTATTCTTCTTTCTTTACTTGCTGCCTTGGCTTTTACTGCTTTGGTAGCCATTACTCTTCTTACGTTCCATAAGAGATTTCCATCTAAATCGTGA